One genomic segment of Sorex araneus isolate mSorAra2 chromosome X, mSorAra2.pri, whole genome shotgun sequence includes these proteins:
- the LOC101539144 gene encoding protein FAM156A/FAM156B, translated as MDPHQKHSPSLVSEPSTMTCEETSQEVPPTPQVSFSEMLMMGLSDLNLSPDANSPAALPERLLQQRYRDEKSLQERWWERPVSPRRKMTKMTFLGHPRQRNMDLVAPYRVKREARVFSSSHGDQNTFRCECRYCQTHKPSALVLPAERSRAPPASSWDTLVQGLNGLTLSLGTSGTSLVQEAARQQQDTEEKLQVDMEQESKEMFQRLLKQWLKEN; from the coding sequence ATGGACCCCCACCAGAAGCACAGCCCATCATTGGTTTCTGAACCCTCCACCATGACCTGCGAAGAGACTTCTCAGGAAGTCCCGCCGACCCCTCAAGTCTCCTTCTCAGAAATGCTAATGATGGGTCTCAGCGACCTGAACCTCAGTCCTGATGCAAACTCACCTGCTGCTCTACCAGAGAGGCTGCTCCAGCAGCGGTACCGAGATGAGAAAAGCCTGCAGGAGAGGTGGTGGGAAAGGCCAGTGTCCCCTCGAAGGAAGATGACAAAGATGACATTCTTGGGACACCCGAGACAGAGGAACATGGATCTCGTGGCACCTTACCGCGTTAAGAGGGAAGCCAGGGTCTTTTCCTCTAGCCATGGAGACCAGAATACCTTCCGATGTGAATGTCGATACTGCCAGACCCATAAGCCCAGTGCTTTGGTGCTGCCTGCCGAGAGGAGCCGGGCCCCACCCGCTTCTTCCTGGGACACACTGGTTCAGGGCCTCAATGGCCTGACCCTCAGCCTGGGCACCAGCGGGACCAGCCTTGTGCAGGAAGCGGCACGCCAACAGCAGGACACAGAGGAGAAGCTACAGGTAGATATGGAGCAGGAAAGCAAGGAGATGTTTCAGAGGCTCCTGAAGCAGTGGTTGAAAGAAAACTAG